From a region of the Dehalococcoidia bacterium genome:
- the lpdA gene encoding dihydrolipoyl dehydrogenase, whose amino-acid sequence MPDFDIAIIGSGPGGYVAAIRAAQLGLKTAIIEKSEIGGLCLNWGCIPSKALLHSADLVNEIRRATAYGIGYDNLRLDLGVAVDRSREVVTKMVGGVKTLLEQNKVEVIRGTAKLASPTRVTITPENRSIEAANVIVATGAVTRSLPGVPIDGDRILTSREALELKRPPASIVIVGAGPIGAEFGYLYRTFGSEVTIVEMLDRVLPNEDADVSRAVERAFKAQGIAIKTSTKVEGIKAGEGGVTVTVSSGDKREDIVAERCLIGVGFGPNTEGLGLQEAGVELDRGWVKIDEYARTNIPGVYAIGDVTGRLLLAHVASHQGITAVETIAGHDPPPLDYDKMPRAVYCEPQVGSLGLSEAQAKEQGRKVGIGRFPIRANGKAIALGESEGFVKLVVDEESHDILGYHIVGPNATEMIAEASLAAVLETTPAEIAYAVHAHPTLAEAFHEAGMAFSGQSIHFYAPLRQGR is encoded by the coding sequence ATGCCTGACTTCGACATCGCGATCATCGGCTCCGGCCCCGGCGGTTATGTCGCTGCCATCCGCGCGGCGCAGCTCGGGCTCAAGACGGCAATCATCGAGAAGAGCGAGATCGGGGGACTGTGCCTTAACTGGGGCTGCATCCCTTCGAAGGCCCTGCTGCATAGCGCCGACCTGGTGAACGAGATCCGCCGCGCCACCGCCTACGGCATCGGCTACGACAACCTGCGCCTCGACCTCGGCGTGGCAGTGGACCGCAGCCGCGAAGTGGTGACGAAGATGGTCGGCGGGGTGAAAACGCTGCTCGAGCAGAACAAGGTCGAGGTCATACGCGGCACGGCGAAGCTCGCCAGTCCGACCAGGGTCACGATCACGCCCGAGAACCGCAGCATCGAGGCCGCCAACGTCATCGTGGCAACGGGCGCGGTCACGCGCTCGCTGCCGGGCGTCCCGATCGACGGCGACCGCATCCTCACCTCCCGCGAGGCGCTGGAGCTGAAGCGGCCGCCTGCTTCCATCGTCATCGTCGGCGCGGGGCCGATAGGCGCCGAGTTCGGCTATCTGTACCGCACTTTCGGCTCGGAGGTCACCATCGTCGAAATGCTGGACCGCGTCCTGCCCAACGAGGACGCCGACGTCAGCCGAGCCGTGGAGCGCGCCTTCAAGGCGCAGGGAATAGCGATCAAGACCTCGACGAAGGTCGAAGGGATCAAGGCCGGCGAGGGCGGCGTCACCGTGACCGTCTCCAGCGGAGACAAGCGCGAGGACATCGTCGCAGAGCGCTGTCTCATCGGGGTTGGCTTCGGGCCGAATACGGAGGGCCTGGGACTCCAGGAAGCGGGCGTGGAGCTCGACCGCGGTTGGGTGAAGATCGACGAGTATGCGCGCACGAACATCCCGGGCGTCTACGCGATCGGCGACGTCACCGGGCGACTGTTGCTCGCCCATGTGGCCTCACACCAGGGCATCACCGCGGTCGAAACTATCGCCGGCCATGACCCGCCGCCGCTGGACTACGACAAGATGCCGCGCGCCGTCTACTGCGAGCCGCAGGTCGGGAGCCTCGGCCTCAGTGAGGCGCAGGCGAAGGAGCAGGGCCGCAAGGTGGGCATCGGGCGCTTCCCGATCCGCGCCAACGGCAAGGCGATCGCGCTAGGCGAGAGCGAGGGCTTCGTGAAGCTGGTGGTGGACGAGGAATCGCACGATATCCTCGGCTACCACATCGTCGGGCCGAACGCGACCGAGATGATCGCCGAGGCGAGCCTGGCGGCAGTGCTCGAGACTACGCCGGCGGAGATCGCTTACGCCGTGCACGCCCACCCCACGCTGGCGGAGGCCTTCCACGAGGCAGGCATGGCCTTCAGCGGACAGTCGATCCACTTCTATGCACCCCTGAGGCAGGGACGCTGA